The genomic DNA CTGATGCCGACGCCCGACATGCTGCTTAGCCCCCAGCGGCAAAGGCTGGATCACCTGTCCGACGGGCTGGTGAGCGGGCTGCGCCACCGGCTGGCCGATGCCCGCGCCCATCTGGGGCAGGCGGGCGGCGCGCTGCGGCCGGCGCTGCTGCGCCAGCATGTGGCGCGCGCGGGCGAGCGGCTGGACCGGCTGCGGCTGCGGCCCGATTATCTGACGCGGGCCTTGGCCGACCGGGCTACCGCCTTTGACCGGGTGTCGCGCCATTTCGCCTCGCTCGATCCCGACCTGCCCTTGCAGCGCGGCTATGCGCGGGTGATGGCGCAGGGGCGACTGGTGCAGTCGGTCGCGGCGGCGCAGGCGGCCGGCGCGGTGACGCTGCATTTCAAGGATGGCGTGGTGGATGCAGCGGTTGGACAGGATGGCGCGCCGCTTGAGAAGGCGCCGCCGGTCGCTATATCCTCTCCATCCCGTCCCACGCGCAGGCCGCGCGAAGCGGACGAAAAGCAGCAGCAGGATCTGTTTTCCTGACGATGGCATATTAGGAGGCCGACCATGTTGATGTCCAACCGCGACCGGATCGCCCGGCTCCAGTATCTGCCTTACAGCTTCCGGGTGCTGCAGGCCGGCGACCATGTCCTGTGCGCCGTCACCGGGCGGCGGATCGCGCTGGAGGATCTGCGCTACTGGAGCATCGCCCGGCAGGAACCCTATGCCAGCGCCGAAGCGTCGGTGCAGGCGGAGGTGAAGGCCGGCCGCATCGGATGAGGGCGATCGCCGCCGCACTGCTGGTCCTGACCGCCGGGGTCGCCGCCGCCCAGCCGGGCGCACCCCTGCCCCGCGCCGATTTTCGCCTGTCGGGTCAGGCGGTGCAGGGCGGCACGCTGCTGGGCAGCGCCCCTGCCGGCACGATGATGCTGCAACTGGACGGCCAGCCGGTGCCGGTCGATGCCGACGGCCGTTTCCTGATCGCGTTCGACCGCGATGCTGCGCCCGCCGCTCGGCTGAGCGCGCGAATGCGCGACGGACGCAACATCGAACAGGCCGTGCAAGTCGCGCCGCGCGAATGGCGGATCGAGCGGATCAATGCGCCGATGCGGCCCACCAAAAGCACCGAAGCCTTTCTGGCGCTGCGCAAGCCCGAACTGGACGCGATCGCGGCGGCGCGCGCGACCGTGACCGATGCGCAAGGCTGGCGGCAGCGCTTCATCTGGCCGCGCATCGGCCGG from Sphingobium sp. CAP-1 includes the following:
- a CDS encoding DUF2093 domain-containing protein, producing the protein MLMSNRDRIARLQYLPYSFRVLQAGDHVLCAVTGRRIALEDLRYWSIARQEPYASAEASVQAEVKAGRIG
- a CDS encoding M23 family metallopeptidase, which codes for MRAIAAALLVLTAGVAAAQPGAPLPRADFRLSGQAVQGGTLLGSAPAGTMMLQLDGQPVPVDADGRFLIAFDRDAAPAARLSARMRDGRNIEQAVQVAPREWRIERINAPMRPTKSTEAFLALRKPELDAIAAARATVTDAQGWRQRFIWPRIGRVSGLFGSQRIYQGTPGAYHGGVDVTGATGAPVVAPADGVVILAAAETPFTLEGHLLMIDHGHGLNSAFLHLSRIDVKVGDHVRQGQPIGAVGATGRATGPHLHWGMKWHDARIDPLLVAGPMPAAP